Proteins encoded together in one Planctopirus ephydatiae window:
- a CDS encoding REP-associated tyrosine transposase, with product MPTQAIYDTEKHVHFVTFSCYKRRRYLKTEFAKRIVIGHLGSRLKRQSGLCVGYVIMPDHVHALLWFPEANQLSLFMNKWKDQSSIALKKLFETRFPEYWKRISEDDPIWQTRYYDFNVWSRQKIEEKLDYMHLNPVRAGLVSKAVEWPWSSAKWYLGGKSVGLPIQWPEGL from the coding sequence ATGCCCACGCAAGCGATTTACGACACTGAAAAACACGTTCATTTCGTGACGTTCTCCTGCTACAAACGGCGTCGCTACTTGAAGACGGAGTTCGCCAAACGAATCGTGATCGGTCATTTGGGGAGTCGATTGAAACGGCAGTCGGGATTGTGTGTGGGCTATGTCATCATGCCGGATCATGTGCATGCCCTTCTTTGGTTTCCCGAGGCGAACCAGCTGAGCCTGTTCATGAACAAGTGGAAGGATCAGTCATCCATCGCCCTCAAAAAACTCTTCGAGACGAGGTTCCCCGAATACTGGAAACGAATCTCCGAAGACGACCCGATTTGGCAAACAAGGTACTACGACTTCAACGTTTGGTCGCGGCAGAAGATCGAAGAGAAGCTGGACTACATGCATCTCAATCCCGTGCGAGCCGGATTGGTCAGTAAGGCCGTGGAGTGGCCTTGGAGTTCTGCGAAGTGGTATCTGGGGGGAAAGTCGGTGGGACTGCCGATCCAATGGCCCGAGGGACTGTGA
- the uvrA gene encoding excinuclease ABC subunit UvrA, which produces MTRSEITIRGAREHNLRDVSLVLPKNKLIVMTGVSGSGKSSLAFDTLYAEGQRRYIESLSTYARQFLGSMPKPDVDSITGLAPSISIQQKTAGRNPRSTVGTITEIYDYLRVLFARVGQAECHQCHRPITSQAPENIVEQILLLPVGTKFQILAPLIQRQKGEFKDLFVDLLKQGYLRARVDGKFISLSESLQLDKQMKHTIDVVIDRLMAGKSTRQRVAEAVENSLKLANGQLIVLQDSPEEFLSAAIQSEDDSPSQENPSEQFFATAYACTHCGISYDPPSPQLFSFNSPQGMCSDCNGLGMRHDFLLDRLIPDESLSIQKGALALSGKLSKLGRWRRHLIDGVAAAIEKALSLKPGEFLKTPWNELPQAARDLFLDGLGNQHVTYSFKHSGGVWKHGGKYTGYVRELLEEYRKAKNPMRRRQLEKYMEVVGCSTCHGSRLNAQACNYFISSQALEMTAPATARSGSSSAASQAKKQRLSLPGVCHLSVGEAFEFFEQLDLDPTSQYIAEEVLKEIRGRLGFLLRCGLDYLALDRTAPTLSGGESQRIRLAGQIGCGLVGVVYILDEPSIGLHPRDNEMLLGSLQDLRDQGNTVIVVEHDDETMKAADHIIDFGPGPGVRGGKVVHEGSLEALLANEESETGAYLSGRKQIEIRETRREGTGTSISIKGCTHHNLQNVDVDFPLGKFICVTGVSGSGKSSLINDILWPLLNREINLGEGAPGAHQSFDNLALVDKAIDIDQSPIGRTPRSNPATYVKLFDLIRDLYTQLPDSKTRGFKPGRFSFNVPGGRCEACEGHGSNKLEMDFLADIWVTCPVCQGRRFNKETLEVRFKGKNIAEVLDMDVQTALEHFENLPKIKNLLQTLHDVGLDYIKLGQPSPTLSGGEAQRIKLAKELGKRSTGKTLYILDEPTTGLHFVDIAHLLRVLHGFVDAGNTVIVVEHNLDVIKTADWVIDLGPEGGKGGGRIIAQGTPEMVAQCEASYTGCFLAKVLEAHGRPISQPASLGSAASLGLAASSTGKGQGAKKKRKSTAEQRVELPQKSVARTLPPETKVASPSRWQAALPLKQQSSEAQTNIVIRGASQHNLQKISLDIPRDQMSVFCGPSGSGKTSLAMDTLYAEGQRRYVESLSSYARQFLGQMPKPKVEHIHGLQPSIAIEQKTVGHTPRSTVGTTTEIYDYLRVLYARLGTQHCPDCRIAVESQTTDDVIDLLMAKPEGTKLLVLAPQEVPVGQQYAKVWERLKEQGFSRVRVDGTTYRLEEVPEIDRRRKHVVEIVIDRVTIASGSRRRLADSVEAAFDQGKGVIRVAFVDDDKPENSWKVQPFSLFRACSQCGRSFETLAPHNFSFNSPLGWCESCEGLGTQQGTNLAALIGDPTRTLREGAISAWPDPRQSPAMFELLDALSREVGLSLDTPFNQLEPAEQRLVLFGAGEQWFTVYHTDQPAAAKKSSTKAAAKSRKSSTADQSVKYRFQFKGLYPALEEASRVSYSFRQSLFDLIGEVPCSSCSGSRLREDASAVRLQGKTLQQLCELPLNKAQEFLHGLTLNKTQQKIAGDLLEEGAGRLDFLVDVGLHYLTLSRTLPTLSGGESQRIRLAGQLGRALTGVLYVLDEPTIGLHPSDNGRLLQALKKLRDLGNTVVLVEHDREVLAAADRLYDFGPGSGRLGGLVTAEGTPREIENCEESLTGRFLSLKEDILVPTERRVPSRFGNSHLPTEKAKPSAAKGKAKAQVETATPAATSKPLFWLELIGARQNNLRNIDLRIPLGTLTAVTGVSGSGKSSLISDTLGKAIARKLHRSSEQPGPYDELLGLDYLSKLIVVDQQPLGNTPASNPATYTGVFEHIRELFAHLPESKVRGYRPARFSFNRAGGRCETCEGNGQKLIEMHFLPDLWVECDTCHGRRYNPETLAVKFQGKNIADVLEMPISEAVKLFESFPKIRGPLAVLDAIGLGYLTLGQPAPTLSGGEAQRVKLSAELARPSTGSTLYLLDEPTTGLHFDDIRKLLKILQSLVDAGNTVVVIEHNLDVIKTCDWIVDLGPAAGSEGGYIVATGTPEDLVLIAQGKVREDDAATKNPQQQVSLTAQCLAPVLEASRKGAREVFDAKAALARRRDDLDLKSLGKSAKMPWEVDGRKWHLVDHLANSGRPAKWPVSLLETIFEPLEEDSGVNVVWNDRSVIEAKSKGIPSWFIHALTGDEWLLQAKFRVAKGTFDQTELAESLDLLDIDDLDELPIYNRAERVRVKAMAGGLQEVTISLAKADDVATPAFQTFFKEALASYLSLGEKAEASNPEDLMPWKKLGRKWHVMRKGFLKGKVLWEPAVAEALFELMEATFPAAEVDWTQKMLVKYRLVPAKAEAKAGAKPRVLANIITKRTGSLDIELFAPPPSAGSSPLTLGEIRDLGEDPAIETNSDGEQVIKLSFVTADQVKKPTLLKLLKKLGGE; this is translated from the coding sequence ATGACCAGATCTGAAATCACGATTCGTGGTGCCCGAGAACATAATCTGCGTGACGTCAGCCTGGTTTTGCCCAAAAATAAACTGATTGTGATGACGGGCGTCAGTGGCTCCGGAAAAAGCTCACTGGCCTTTGATACGCTTTATGCCGAAGGACAAAGGCGTTACATCGAGTCGCTCTCCACATATGCCCGTCAGTTTCTGGGTTCCATGCCCAAGCCTGATGTCGATTCGATCACCGGGCTGGCTCCTTCGATCTCGATTCAACAGAAAACGGCTGGTCGAAATCCGCGCAGTACCGTCGGCACGATTACCGAGATTTACGACTACCTGCGAGTGCTGTTTGCCCGGGTTGGTCAGGCCGAATGCCACCAATGCCATCGCCCGATCACTTCCCAGGCTCCTGAGAACATTGTCGAGCAGATTCTCCTGTTACCCGTCGGAACAAAGTTTCAGATCCTGGCGCCTCTCATTCAACGTCAAAAGGGTGAGTTTAAGGATCTCTTTGTTGATCTTCTCAAGCAGGGTTATCTCCGCGCCAGGGTCGATGGCAAATTCATTTCGCTGAGCGAAAGTCTGCAGCTCGATAAGCAGATGAAGCACACGATTGACGTGGTGATAGACCGCCTCATGGCCGGGAAATCGACTCGCCAGCGGGTGGCCGAAGCTGTGGAAAATTCACTCAAACTGGCCAATGGGCAACTCATTGTTTTGCAGGATTCTCCCGAAGAATTCCTCTCCGCCGCCATTCAGAGCGAAGACGATTCACCTTCTCAGGAGAACCCGAGCGAGCAGTTTTTTGCCACGGCTTATGCCTGCACTCATTGCGGCATCAGCTACGATCCTCCCTCGCCGCAACTTTTCAGTTTCAACAGCCCCCAAGGGATGTGTTCCGACTGCAACGGCCTTGGCATGCGGCACGATTTTTTGCTTGATCGTCTCATTCCCGATGAATCCCTTTCCATCCAGAAGGGAGCACTCGCACTTTCTGGCAAACTTTCCAAGCTGGGCCGTTGGCGCAGGCATCTTATTGATGGCGTGGCTGCGGCAATCGAAAAAGCACTGAGCCTCAAGCCCGGTGAGTTCCTGAAAACCCCGTGGAATGAACTTCCCCAGGCAGCACGCGATCTCTTCCTTGATGGATTGGGCAATCAGCATGTGACCTACAGTTTCAAGCACTCGGGCGGAGTATGGAAGCATGGTGGGAAGTACACAGGCTATGTTCGCGAATTGCTCGAAGAGTACCGCAAAGCCAAAAACCCGATGCGCCGCAGGCAGCTCGAAAAGTATATGGAAGTCGTGGGGTGCAGCACTTGCCACGGTTCGCGACTCAACGCCCAGGCCTGCAACTATTTCATTTCCAGTCAAGCTTTGGAAATGACAGCTCCTGCAACAGCACGCAGCGGTTCCTCATCGGCGGCTTCCCAAGCGAAAAAACAGCGTCTGTCACTTCCAGGAGTTTGCCATCTCAGTGTGGGCGAAGCTTTCGAGTTTTTTGAACAGCTCGATCTGGATCCGACTTCACAATATATCGCTGAAGAAGTTCTTAAAGAGATTCGTGGCCGTCTGGGGTTCCTCTTGCGCTGCGGTCTCGATTACCTCGCGCTGGATCGCACGGCACCTACTCTCAGTGGTGGCGAAAGTCAGCGGATTCGTCTGGCTGGGCAGATTGGCTGTGGCCTTGTGGGTGTGGTTTACATTCTCGATGAACCATCCATTGGCCTGCACCCTCGCGATAACGAAATGCTACTGGGGAGCTTGCAGGATCTTCGCGATCAGGGCAACACAGTGATCGTCGTTGAACACGACGATGAAACGATGAAGGCCGCCGATCACATTATCGACTTTGGCCCCGGCCCCGGTGTACGCGGTGGAAAAGTTGTTCATGAAGGGAGCCTTGAGGCACTTCTGGCGAATGAAGAGAGTGAAACGGGAGCTTATCTCTCAGGCCGCAAGCAGATCGAAATCCGCGAAACACGTCGCGAAGGAACCGGAACATCCATCTCGATTAAAGGTTGCACGCATCACAACCTGCAAAATGTTGATGTCGATTTTCCGCTGGGGAAGTTCATCTGCGTGACCGGTGTTTCGGGTTCAGGCAAGAGCTCGCTGATTAACGATATTCTATGGCCGCTGCTCAATCGCGAAATCAACCTGGGCGAAGGTGCTCCCGGTGCTCATCAGAGTTTTGATAATCTCGCATTGGTCGATAAGGCTATCGATATCGATCAGTCACCGATTGGTCGTACACCTCGGTCAAACCCTGCGACCTACGTCAAACTCTTCGACCTGATTCGCGATCTTTACACACAACTACCGGATTCTAAAACACGTGGGTTCAAGCCGGGACGCTTCAGCTTTAACGTCCCTGGCGGTCGTTGCGAGGCCTGCGAAGGGCATGGCTCCAATAAGCTCGAAATGGATTTTCTCGCCGATATCTGGGTCACGTGCCCTGTCTGTCAGGGACGCCGATTCAATAAAGAAACTCTGGAGGTGCGTTTCAAGGGCAAGAACATTGCTGAAGTCCTAGATATGGATGTTCAAACGGCACTTGAACATTTTGAAAACCTCCCCAAGATCAAAAACCTTCTGCAGACTTTGCACGATGTCGGCCTCGACTACATCAAGCTGGGGCAGCCCTCTCCTACGCTCTCTGGCGGTGAAGCCCAGCGGATCAAACTCGCCAAAGAACTCGGAAAACGCAGCACGGGCAAAACGCTCTATATTCTCGACGAACCGACGACGGGCCTGCACTTTGTGGATATCGCCCACCTGCTGAGGGTGTTGCATGGCTTTGTGGATGCCGGGAATACCGTCATCGTTGTCGAGCATAATCTCGATGTCATCAAGACGGCCGACTGGGTGATCGATCTGGGGCCCGAAGGTGGCAAAGGTGGTGGCAGGATTATCGCTCAGGGAACACCTGAAATGGTGGCCCAATGTGAGGCCTCGTACACAGGTTGCTTTCTGGCCAAAGTCCTTGAGGCCCACGGGCGACCAATATCTCAGCCCGCTTCACTGGGGTCCGCAGCTTCTCTGGGGCTCGCAGCCTCCTCCACAGGCAAGGGGCAGGGAGCGAAGAAAAAACGTAAAAGCACTGCCGAGCAAAGGGTTGAGTTGCCACAGAAAAGTGTGGCTCGAACTCTTCCTCCTGAGACAAAAGTCGCTTCGCCTTCCCGCTGGCAAGCGGCTTTGCCACTCAAGCAGCAGTCCTCTGAAGCACAAACCAACATCGTCATTCGCGGGGCCTCCCAGCACAATCTGCAAAAAATCAGTCTCGATATTCCCCGCGATCAGATGAGTGTTTTCTGTGGCCCCAGTGGTTCCGGCAAAACCTCACTCGCCATGGATACGCTTTATGCCGAAGGCCAGCGTCGGTATGTCGAATCCCTCTCGTCATATGCCCGGCAGTTTCTTGGTCAGATGCCCAAGCCTAAAGTCGAGCATATTCACGGTCTTCAGCCTTCGATTGCTATTGAGCAGAAGACGGTCGGCCACACGCCTCGCTCGACGGTCGGCACCACGACAGAAATTTACGACTATCTGCGTGTCCTCTATGCCCGGTTGGGTACGCAGCATTGCCCTGATTGTCGCATTGCGGTTGAATCGCAAACCACCGATGACGTGATCGATCTCCTCATGGCCAAGCCGGAAGGCACTAAGCTGCTGGTTCTGGCACCACAGGAAGTTCCCGTTGGCCAGCAGTACGCGAAAGTGTGGGAACGGCTGAAAGAGCAAGGCTTCAGCCGGGTGCGTGTGGACGGCACCACCTACCGACTCGAAGAAGTTCCCGAAATCGACCGCCGGCGGAAGCATGTTGTCGAAATTGTCATTGATCGCGTCACGATTGCATCGGGAAGCCGTCGTCGTCTGGCCGATTCTGTCGAAGCGGCCTTTGATCAGGGCAAAGGCGTGATTCGCGTCGCCTTCGTGGATGACGACAAGCCTGAGAACTCCTGGAAAGTTCAGCCCTTCAGCCTGTTTCGTGCCTGCTCGCAATGCGGCAGAAGTTTTGAAACGCTGGCACCACACAACTTCTCGTTCAACAGTCCCTTGGGATGGTGCGAAAGCTGTGAAGGTCTGGGCACTCAGCAGGGCACGAACCTTGCGGCTCTCATTGGTGATCCCACACGAACCTTACGCGAAGGAGCCATTTCGGCCTGGCCTGATCCTCGGCAATCTCCCGCGATGTTCGAACTGTTAGACGCCTTGAGCCGGGAAGTCGGTCTTTCGCTCGACACGCCATTCAATCAACTCGAACCGGCTGAGCAGCGACTGGTTCTCTTCGGGGCTGGCGAGCAGTGGTTCACGGTTTACCACACCGATCAGCCTGCAGCGGCCAAAAAGTCGAGCACCAAAGCGGCCGCGAAATCCAGGAAGTCATCCACGGCCGATCAGTCCGTCAAATACCGCTTCCAGTTCAAAGGGCTGTACCCGGCTCTCGAAGAAGCTTCACGCGTTTCGTACTCGTTCCGCCAATCCTTGTTCGATTTGATTGGTGAAGTTCCCTGCTCTTCATGCAGTGGCAGCCGCTTGAGAGAAGATGCCTCTGCCGTGCGCCTGCAAGGGAAGACTTTGCAGCAGTTGTGTGAATTGCCGCTAAATAAAGCTCAAGAGTTTCTCCATGGTCTTACACTCAACAAAACCCAACAGAAGATCGCGGGAGACCTGCTGGAAGAAGGGGCTGGCCGCCTCGATTTTCTGGTCGATGTCGGTCTGCATTACCTCACCTTGAGCCGCACACTTCCGACACTTTCTGGCGGGGAAAGCCAGCGGATTCGATTAGCGGGTCAGTTGGGCCGGGCCTTGACGGGTGTGCTGTATGTTCTCGATGAACCGACGATCGGGCTGCATCCCAGCGATAACGGGCGTCTGCTACAGGCACTGAAGAAGCTGCGCGATCTTGGCAACACTGTGGTACTCGTCGAGCATGATCGCGAAGTTCTCGCTGCTGCCGATCGCTTGTACGATTTTGGCCCCGGTTCAGGCCGATTAGGTGGCCTTGTCACAGCGGAAGGAACACCACGCGAGATCGAAAACTGCGAAGAATCGCTGACAGGCAGATTCCTCTCGCTTAAGGAAGATATTCTCGTTCCGACAGAACGCCGCGTTCCTTCGAGGTTTGGCAACAGCCATTTACCAACCGAAAAGGCAAAGCCGAGTGCTGCGAAAGGTAAGGCAAAGGCCCAGGTGGAGACAGCAACTCCAGCAGCAACTTCCAAGCCCCTCTTCTGGCTGGAGTTGATCGGGGCCCGCCAGAACAATCTTCGCAATATCGATTTGCGGATTCCTCTGGGAACTCTGACAGCCGTCACAGGTGTTTCCGGAAGTGGTAAAAGCTCCTTGATCTCCGACACTCTTGGCAAAGCCATTGCCCGCAAACTGCATCGCTCCAGCGAACAGCCCGGGCCATACGATGAACTTCTCGGGCTTGATTACCTCAGCAAGTTGATTGTTGTCGATCAGCAGCCACTCGGAAACACCCCCGCTTCCAACCCCGCCACTTATACCGGGGTTTTTGAGCACATCCGCGAGCTGTTTGCTCATCTTCCCGAGTCGAAGGTGCGCGGATATCGACCCGCCCGCTTCAGCTTTAACCGGGCTGGCGGTCGTTGCGAGACTTGCGAAGGGAACGGCCAGAAACTCATTGAAATGCACTTCCTCCCCGATCTGTGGGTCGAGTGCGATACCTGCCACGGACGCCGCTACAATCCTGAAACTCTGGCGGTCAAGTTCCAGGGGAAGAACATTGCCGATGTGCTTGAGATGCCCATTTCTGAAGCAGTCAAGTTGTTTGAGAGCTTCCCCAAAATTCGCGGGCCGCTGGCAGTTCTCGATGCGATTGGTCTGGGTTACCTCACGTTGGGCCAGCCCGCGCCGACACTTTCCGGCGGCGAGGCCCAGCGAGTCAAGCTCTCGGCTGAACTTGCCCGTCCCAGTACTGGCAGCACGCTCTATCTGCTGGATGAGCCAACGACAGGCCTCCATTTTGATGATATCCGCAAGCTGCTCAAGATCCTGCAAAGCCTCGTCGATGCGGGGAATACTGTCGTCGTTATTGAACATAACCTCGATGTGATCAAAACCTGTGACTGGATTGTCGATCTCGGCCCTGCTGCTGGCAGTGAAGGGGGCTACATCGTCGCCACTGGCACGCCTGAAGATCTCGTCCTCATCGCTCAAGGGAAAGTTCGTGAGGATGACGCAGCGACGAAAAATCCTCAGCAGCAGGTCTCGTTGACCGCTCAATGCCTGGCCCCTGTGCTGGAAGCGAGCCGGAAGGGGGCCCGTGAAGTCTTTGATGCGAAGGCCGCCCTTGCGCGCCGCCGGGATGATCTTGATCTCAAGTCGCTCGGCAAGAGTGCGAAAATGCCCTGGGAGGTCGATGGCCGCAAGTGGCATCTAGTCGATCACCTGGCCAATTCGGGTCGTCCTGCGAAATGGCCTGTCTCGCTCCTGGAAACGATCTTTGAACCGTTAGAGGAGGATTCAGGCGTCAATGTTGTCTGGAATGATCGCAGTGTCATCGAAGCTAAATCCAAAGGGATTCCCAGCTGGTTTATTCATGCACTGACAGGCGATGAATGGCTGCTGCAGGCCAAGTTCCGCGTGGCGAAGGGGACGTTCGACCAGACGGAACTGGCCGAATCCCTCGATCTTCTCGATATCGACGATCTCGATGAACTCCCCATTTACAACCGGGCCGAGCGTGTCCGGGTGAAGGCCATGGCGGGTGGCTTGCAGGAAGTCACGATCTCTCTGGCGAAGGCTGATGATGTCGCCACTCCCGCCTTTCAGACCTTCTTCAAGGAGGCACTGGCTAGTTATCTTTCGCTGGGCGAAAAAGCCGAGGCGTCGAATCCCGAAGACCTGATGCCCTGGAAGAAACTGGGTCGCAAATGGCACGTTATGCGGAAAGGTTTTTTGAAGGGGAAAGTGCTCTGGGAACCGGCTGTGGCTGAGGCTCTCTTTGAACTCATGGAGGCCACCTTCCCGGCGGCGGAAGTTGACTGGACGCAGAAGATGCTGGTGAAGTACCGCCTGGTTCCTGCCAAGGCAGAAGCCAAAGCCGGCGCGAAGCCCCGCGTCCTGGCGAACATCATCACCAAACGCACTGGCAGCCTCGATATCGAACTCTTCGCGCCACCCCCATCCGCTGGTTCATCCCCCCTCACCTTGGGCGAGATCCGCGACCTGGGCGAAGACCCTGCCATCGAAACCAACTCCGATGGCGAACAGGTCATCAAACTCAGTTTCGTGACAGCCGATCAGGTGAAGAAACCCACGCTGTTGAAGCTGCTGAAGAAGCTGGGTGGTGAGTGA
- a CDS encoding HlyD family secretion protein, protein MDSAGTARDALSAAMVERVQGLRLPPPPANAGINASTSIAWLIATLSISGFVFVVLYAFVYQVGGPRGGNGSNAPASTTVAGDGKTTTAGSKKDPSIPAKNDARPVDSATIDPEAMVLLSQGYIIPEQQILVSPQVSGRIIELNVKEGTRVEKGFVLAKLEPTEYRADYEGARANVAGAEARLAELREGNRPEEIAQAQAELGEAKATLKQLEQTFRRNAELYGQKILNKQEFEDSESQLMAQAQRVLKLEAVVKLAEDGFRKERKLEGEANLHKAMAELERAKWRLDNCTIVAPISGTILKKNAEEGNIVNPVAFNGSFSLCDLADLSKLEVDLTIQERDISKVFPGQKCKVRSEAFPDRAYDGVVSRLMPIADRAKGAIPVRVAISVPADEEGMYLKPEMSAQVTFYAGKSETATK, encoded by the coding sequence ATGGACTCTGCAGGTACTGCCCGTGATGCGTTATCCGCTGCGATGGTTGAACGCGTGCAGGGATTGCGACTACCGCCGCCCCCTGCAAATGCGGGGATCAACGCTTCCACTTCGATTGCCTGGCTGATTGCCACACTATCGATTTCGGGATTCGTGTTTGTTGTCCTGTACGCCTTTGTCTACCAGGTGGGTGGCCCTCGAGGCGGTAATGGCAGCAATGCCCCTGCCTCGACGACCGTTGCTGGTGATGGGAAGACCACAACTGCGGGATCCAAAAAAGATCCTTCAATTCCAGCAAAAAATGATGCCCGTCCCGTCGACTCTGCCACGATTGATCCGGAAGCGATGGTGCTCCTGTCACAGGGGTATATCATCCCTGAGCAGCAGATTCTGGTTAGCCCGCAGGTGAGTGGCCGGATTATTGAATTGAACGTCAAGGAAGGAACTCGCGTGGAGAAAGGATTTGTCCTCGCGAAACTCGAACCCACGGAATATCGGGCTGATTATGAAGGAGCCAGAGCCAACGTGGCTGGGGCTGAAGCCAGGCTGGCCGAGTTGCGTGAAGGGAACCGTCCCGAGGAAATCGCTCAAGCCCAGGCCGAACTGGGCGAAGCCAAAGCGACGCTAAAACAATTGGAACAAACCTTCCGCCGCAATGCTGAGCTTTACGGACAGAAGATTCTCAACAAGCAGGAGTTTGAAGATTCGGAATCACAGCTTATGGCCCAGGCCCAGCGTGTGCTCAAGCTGGAAGCGGTGGTCAAACTGGCCGAGGATGGATTCCGCAAAGAGCGGAAGTTGGAGGGTGAAGCGAACCTACATAAAGCGATGGCAGAACTGGAACGAGCCAAGTGGCGCCTGGATAACTGCACGATCGTGGCTCCTATCTCGGGAACGATTCTGAAGAAAAATGCCGAAGAAGGGAACATTGTGAACCCGGTGGCATTCAATGGATCCTTCAGTTTGTGTGACCTGGCCGATCTTTCGAAGCTGGAAGTCGATCTGACCATTCAGGAGCGTGATATTTCGAAGGTTTTCCCAGGCCAGAAATGCAAAGTCCGTTCGGAAGCCTTTCCAGATCGCGCATACGACGGAGTGGTTTCACGACTGATGCCCATTGCGGACAGAGCTAAAGGGGCCATTCCTGTGCGAGTGGCCATCAGTGTCCCTGCCGATGAAGAAGGCATGTATCTGAAGCCCGAAATGAGTGCCCAGGTGACGTTCTATGCTGGGAAGTCCGAAACGGCGACCAAGTAA
- a CDS encoding DUF1570 domain-containing protein, which translates to MVINMDESDTSPTRSNFWYQVLLILALFSIIFDPTRALAQTTNRAAAAGTLKVLQSQQAKLEEEFAAKLETLAKECETRVLPNAALTVRAAITPADRAAFLARPLPRETRAEIPLALPADDRFWQTQLRFEQENHAKNLYLHSRKALHAGFGSYALDLVREVAQHDPDNRPARKLLGYVQQGQEWMTPFEADMTRKMYVRHPQFGWILKKHVPRYENGERFVQSRWVSAEKEDEIRRDFRQAWEIRTEHFLIKTNHSLEKGVELGDALEAFYDFFHLQFAGFFNTPEQLAQLFDGKTQARTVSKPHVVHYYRTRLEYNERLKQFVPQIDITNGLYRPTERIAHFFHDPEVSAKTTLYHEATHQLLYEIGRDREIARYENFWIVEGIACYFESFSEKDLGASLGDPRFDRFLAARYRFLNDGYYLPLREMAPLGMQAFQSSEKLAWNYQQAANMTKYLMEAEGGRYRDAVIAHLSQIYSMSDLKRDSVDSIEELVGVPFEQLDAGYREFVIQQEELARSLPPANPAIITP; encoded by the coding sequence ATGGTCATCAACATGGATGAAAGCGATACCTCCCCCACCAGATCGAACTTCTGGTATCAGGTGCTCCTGATCCTCGCCTTGTTTTCGATTATCTTCGACCCCACCCGGGCTCTGGCACAGACGACGAATCGTGCGGCTGCTGCGGGAACGTTGAAAGTTCTCCAGAGTCAACAGGCCAAGCTGGAAGAAGAATTTGCCGCCAAACTTGAGACTCTGGCCAAAGAGTGCGAAACACGCGTGCTTCCCAATGCGGCTCTTACCGTTCGAGCGGCGATCACGCCGGCAGATCGGGCCGCCTTTCTCGCCAGGCCTTTACCTCGCGAAACCCGCGCGGAAATTCCACTTGCGCTCCCTGCAGATGATCGCTTCTGGCAAACTCAACTTCGCTTCGAACAGGAGAACCACGCCAAGAATTTATATCTCCATTCACGCAAAGCCTTACATGCGGGCTTTGGCAGTTATGCGCTGGATCTTGTACGAGAAGTGGCTCAGCACGATCCCGATAATCGCCCCGCTCGCAAATTGCTGGGTTATGTGCAGCAGGGCCAGGAATGGATGACGCCATTCGAAGCCGACATGACTCGCAAAATGTATGTGCGGCATCCGCAGTTTGGCTGGATTCTCAAGAAGCATGTGCCCCGTTACGAAAATGGCGAGCGGTTCGTGCAATCCCGCTGGGTTTCGGCAGAAAAGGAAGACGAGATTCGCCGTGATTTTCGTCAGGCATGGGAGATTCGTACTGAGCACTTTCTGATCAAAACCAATCACAGTCTCGAAAAAGGAGTTGAACTTGGGGATGCTCTGGAAGCCTTTTACGACTTCTTCCACCTGCAGTTCGCTGGCTTTTTCAATACCCCCGAGCAGTTGGCTCAATTGTTTGATGGGAAGACCCAGGCAAGAACGGTCTCAAAGCCACATGTGGTGCACTACTACCGTACCAGGCTTGAATACAACGAACGCCTGAAGCAGTTTGTTCCACAGATTGATATTACGAATGGCCTGTATCGACCGACCGAACGAATCGCCCACTTTTTTCACGATCCCGAAGTGAGTGCCAAAACAACGCTCTATCATGAAGCGACTCACCAGTTGCTCTACGAGATCGGACGTGATCGGGAAATTGCCCGGTATGAAAACTTCTGGATTGTCGAAGGGATTGCCTGCTATTTCGAATCTTTCTCTGAGAAAGATCTGGGTGCCAGCCTGGGTGATCCTCGTTTTGATCGATTTCTGGCAGCCCGCTATCGATTTCTGAATGATGGTTACTATCTGCCTCTACGCGAGATGGCACCGCTCGGTATGCAGGCATTTCAATCGAGCGAAAAACTTGCCTGGAACTATCAGCAGGCTGCGAACATGACCAAGTATCTTATGGAAGCGGAAGGTGGCCGCTATCGAGATGCGGTCATTGCCCATCTGTCACAGATCTACTCGATGAGTGATCTGAAACGCGACAGCGTCGATTCGATCGAAGAACTGGTGGGCGTTCCGTTCGAACAACTCGATGCAGGGTACCGGGAGTTTGTCATCCAGCAGGAGGAGCTGGCTCGCAGTCTGCCACCTGCCAATCCTGCAATCATCACACCTTGA